From Streptomyces sp. TLI_235, a single genomic window includes:
- a CDS encoding serine/threonine-protein kinase RsbW — translation MDIWWTLHLKRDPASVPLARRILLGAMDTAGVDPQIAYDLGVALTEACANAVEHAATGRPDDGFQVTASIAGDRLRIEVVDSGPGLPPIAPAVPGVLPAAGHRVQAAPAPRPAGRRRTRRGRATLGPSALAGHRPRRTDRPAPYDMHVLPAGRPAPARTPDPDVLPDLSAESGRGLFLIHALTDHVQLRNHPLRGAIVSFDKILKWQDDALLRAAS, via the coding sequence GTGGACATCTGGTGGACTCTGCACCTCAAGCGCGACCCGGCCAGTGTGCCGCTCGCCCGCCGCATCCTGCTCGGTGCCATGGACACGGCCGGTGTCGACCCGCAGATCGCCTACGACCTCGGCGTCGCCCTGACCGAGGCGTGTGCCAACGCCGTCGAGCACGCCGCCACCGGCCGCCCCGACGACGGCTTCCAGGTCACCGCCTCCATCGCCGGCGACCGGCTGCGGATCGAGGTCGTCGACTCGGGCCCCGGCCTGCCGCCGATCGCCCCCGCGGTCCCGGGAGTCCTCCCCGCCGCCGGGCACCGCGTCCAGGCCGCCCCCGCGCCCCGCCCGGCCGGCCGCCGCCGCACCCGCCGCGGCCGCGCCACCCTCGGCCCCTCGGCGCTCGCCGGGCACCGCCCCCGCCGCACCGACCGCCCCGCCCCGTACGACATGCACGTCCTCCCCGCCGGCCGCCCCGCCCCGGCCCGCACCCCCGACCCGGACGTCCTCCCCGACCTCTCCGCCGAGTCCGGCCGGGGCCTCTTCCTGATCCACGCCCTCACCGACCACGTCCAGCTCCGCAACCACCCCCTCCGCGGCGCGATCGTCAGCTTCGACAAGATCCTCAAGTGGCAGGACGACGCCCTCCTGCGCGCCGCCTCCTGA